The Bacillota bacterium nucleotide sequence GCCTGGCACACTGCTGTCTTTTCTTTCAACACAATACGATACATAACTTCGCCCCAGTTGCGTTTTAATCGGCTTTCTTCCAGCGGTATTTTTTCGATATGCACAACAAGATGCTCATTATTATAATGAATTACCGCCCTTTTACCTTCCTCATATTCTAAATCTATCACTCCTAATGGTGATAAACCCGGTTTACATGGAGTCATAAGGTTAAACCGTATATCATCCGTAGGTTCATAAAGTTTATAATCATCTACTATTTCAACTGAAGCTTCATACCCCCGCTTCAAAGTGCATTTCCTGATCCACGATGCTATTCCTGCTTCCTTGGGATAAGCACCGGAAATATCCATCATTAACTCGGCACATGGATCGGAGATATGGTACTCCACATTCTTTGCGCAAAACTGTTTACCATTTTCCTGTAAAATTCCACGAATCGTAGGACAGTTATGATACTGGGACTGTAAATACCATAATTCATATCGCTGTGGGCTAAAAGTTTTTGCTGTATACTCTTCTGTTCCAAGATCGATTAAAAGCGGCTTTCCATCAATATATACAATAAAATTTCCGACATCATTATGACTATGTGATTCTGCATTATGTCCACCCTTCGCCGCTAAAAAGAAGCCTTCCTTACTCCCTTCTTTTTCTCGTGCTGTCATTACCTGTGTATACCAAAACCAGGCATCACGCACATAAGGAGCTTTTGATGCATTTTTCTTCATTTCCCGTTCTTTAAACAAACCAAGCAGATATTCATACATTCCGAACCAAGCAAAAATATTAGGTCCGCTTGGTGTAGAAATCGCTCCGAGTTGAATTAAATTTACATCTTTTATAGAAATCCCATAACTGTAAGCTGCGGCATTAAGCTTAACAATGGCATCTCCGTCTGCAAAATCAACGAAATAATCTCCGTCAATATGTACCTTGTAAATATACTTACCGATTTCCTGTACAATCTGTTCCGAATATATGTCTATAATCCCTGATGAAGCTTTAAAAAGCAACTCAAGGCATGTATGCAATCCTCCCCCTGCAGCTCCCCAGTACATTGGGCCTTCATCGCAACACCCATCCGGCGGATATTTGCTAAGATAAATGTCAAGACTTCTCATAACTTTGCGAATCCCTGCAATACATGTTTCCACATTCATTTTCAATAGCAATAAACACATTAGCACATTTTTATTGCACCAAGGATTCCAGTTATTTATACGGGGCGTTTCAACAAATCCCATCCACCAATAGTCATCACGTGTTAGATAAGGAACAATCAACCTATCATGTATTTCTTTTTCAATCCGCTTGCAAATGCGAGAGCTGACCTTATCCAGCTGCTCTTTTAACAAATAATAAGTCCACGCAAGTAACGCTCCCGTTTCAGAACAGCTCAAATCTACTTTATGGTCGGAAGATGACGGAATTACCTCGTTTTGCAGCATGGTATCAAAAGGTGTTATCCAGGATGTCTCTTCACAAATACAGAATATTCCATTAATTATCTGTCTCAAGAATCTTCCTT carries:
- a CDS encoding heparinase II/III family protein, producing MLMNKFGDLELKKIILPPDNFHPFPKASEREAWSAITPEAKREWISVAEKYKDFTWPTITVDKYLHFKQTGENLPYLNLFYERRSVLGVFVIAECLEGEGRFLRQIINGIFCICEETSWITPFDTMLQNEVIPSSSDHKVDLSCSETGALLAWTYYLLKEQLDKVSSRICKRIEKEIHDRLIVPYLTRDDYWWMGFVETPRINNWNPWCNKNVLMCLLLLKMNVETCIAGIRKVMRSLDIYLSKYPPDGCCDEGPMYWGAAGGGLHTCLELLFKASSGIIDIYSEQIVQEIGKYIYKVHIDGDYFVDFADGDAIVKLNAAAYSYGISIKDVNLIQLGAISTPSGPNIFAWFGMYEYLLGLFKEREMKKNASKAPYVRDAWFWYTQVMTAREKEGSKEGFFLAAKGGHNAESHSHNDVGNFIVYIDGKPLLIDLGTEEYTAKTFSPQRYELWYLQSQYHNCPTIRGILQENGKQFCAKNVEYHISDPCAELMMDISGAYPKEAGIASWIRKCTLKRGYEASVEIVDDYKLYEPTDDIRFNLMTPCKPGLSPLGVIDLEYEEGKRAVIHYNNEHLVVHIEKIPLEESRLKRNWGEVMYRIVLKEKTAVCQATRKIIISGINETGINEK